Proteins encoded within one genomic window of Gallus gallus isolate bGalGal1 chromosome 1, bGalGal1.mat.broiler.GRCg7b, whole genome shotgun sequence:
- the PRICKLE1 gene encoding prickle-like protein 1 gives MEPKANNLVFACQRSSTSDDDSGCALEEYAWVPPGLRPEQVQLYFACLPEEKVPYVNSPGEKHRIKQLLYQLPPHDNEVRYCQSLSEEEKKELQMFSSQRKKEALGRGTIKLLSRAVMHAVCEQCGTKINGGEVAVFASRAGPGVCWHPSCFVCFTCNELLVDLIYFYQDGKIHCGRHHAELLKPRCSACDEIIFADECTEAEGRHWHMKHFCCLECETVLGGQRYIMKDGRPFCCSCFESLYAEYCETCGEHIGVDHAQMTYDGQHWHATETCFSCAQCKTSLLGCPFLPKQGQIYCSKTCSLGEDVHASDSSDSAFQSARSRDSRRSIRMGKSSRSADQCRQSLLLSPALNYKFPGLSGSADDTLSRKLDDLSLSRQEASFVNEDFWKGRVEQEMPEDPEEWAEHEDYMTQLLLKFGDKSLFQQPAEVEIRSSEHWISDSMVKSKLDLKKNNPSLASKKYQSDMYWAQSQDGLGDSAYGSHPGPASSRKIQELDMEHGASGYKHDQTPWYGGSLECLSDLKQQEQSVRDSMDSLALSNITGASMDGEGKPRQSLYSLQTFQELEVEDCEKMSNMGTLNSSMLHRSTESLKSLSSELCQEKALPEEKPAHMPVLRRSKSQSRPQQVKFSDDVIDNGSYENVEIRQPPMSERTRRRVYHFEERGNRPSHHRRRSRKSRSDNALNLVTERRYSPKERFRYYSPQDHEKFIQNKSSREFRAYIQNAELYGQYAHTSSDYALRNQAVDKFFGLYGEEDDSWCSTSSSSSDSEEEGYFLGQPIPQPRSLRYPYYTDDLSGPTTALSSSQFGQRTTKSKKKKRGHKGKNCIIS, from the exons ATGGAGCCCAAAGCTAACAATCTTGTCTTCGCGTGTCAGCGAAGCTCAACATCAGATGACGACTCTGGCTGTGCCCTGGAAGAATATGCCTGGGTCCCACCAGGCCTCAGACCAGAGCAG GTACAGCTGTATTTTGCCTGCCTGCCAGAGGAGAAGGTCCCTTATGTTAACAGCCCGGGAGAGAAGCACAGGATTAAACAACTTCTCTATCAGCTGCCGCCCCATGATAATGAG GTGAGATACTGCCAGTCTTTAAGcgaagaagagaagaaagaactgcAGATGTTTAGTTCTCAGCGCAAAAAGGAGGCACTCGGACGAGGCACTATTAAGCTTCTCTCGAGAGCAGTGATGCACGCAGTCTGCGAACAG TGTGGTACAAAAATAAACGGCGGTGAAGTTGCAGTTTTTGCCTCGAGAGCTGGCCCTGGTGTATGCTGGCACCCATCATGCTTTGTATGCTTCACGTGTAATGAGCTCCTCGTTGACCTCATCTACTTCTACCAAGATGGAAAAATTCACTGCGGCAGACACCATGCTGAGCTACTTAAACCTCGATGTTCAGCCTGTGATGAG ATAATTTTTGCTGATGAGTGTACGGAAGCTGAAGGTCGCCACTGGCACATGAAGCACTTCTGTTGCCTTGAGTGTGAAACAGTCCTGGGTGGGCAGAGATACATCATGAAGGATGGGCGTCCATTCTGCTGTAGCTGTTTTGAATCCCTTTATGCAGAATACTGTGAGACCTGTGGGGAGCACATTG GTGTTGACCATGCCCAGATGACCTATGATGGACAGCACTGGCACGCTACAGAGACTTGCTTTTCTTGTGCTCAGTGCAAGACCTCTTTGCTTGGCTGCCCTTTCCTTCCAAAGCAAGGGCAGATCTACTGTTCAAAAACCTGCAGCTTGGGTGAGGATGTTCATGCCTCCGATTCTTCTGATTCAGCATTTCAGTCTGCTCGATCGAGAGATTCCAGGAGGAGCATTCGCATGGGAAAAAGCAGCCGCTCAGCTGACCAGTGCCGCCAGTCTCTCCTCCTATCACCAGCCCTCAATTATAAATTTCCTGGTCTTTCAGGCAGTGCGGATGATACGCTTTCTCGTAAGCTGGATGACTTAAGCCTTTCAAGGCAAGAGGCAAGCTTTGTTAACGAAGACTTCTGGAAAGGAAGAGTAGAGCAAGAAATGCCCGAAGACCCTGAAGAATGGGCTGAACATGAAGACTACATGACTCAACTTCTTCTGAAGTTTGGTGATAAAAGCCTCTTCCAGCAACCTGCTGAAGTAGAGATTAGATCAAGTGAACACTGGATTTCTGATAGCATGGTCAAGAGCAAGTtggacttgaaaaaaaataacccaagcCTAGCAAGTAAGAAATATCAATCAGACATGTACTGGGCCCAATCCCAAGATGGTTTGGGTGACTCTGCATATGGCAGCCATCCaggccctgccagcagcagaaagaTCCAAGAGCTGGACATGGAACACGGGGCATCAGGATACAAACATGACCAGACACCGTGGTACGGAGGTTCACTTGAATGTTTGTCTGATCTGAAGCAGCAAGAACAAAGCGTTCGGGACTCAATGGATTCTTTGGCTTTGTCTAACATAACAG GGGCTTCAATGGATGGAGAAGGAAAGCCACGGCAATCTCTCTATTCTTTACAAACTTTCCAAGAATTGGAGGTAGAGGACTGTGAGAAGATGAGCAACATGGGAACTCTGAATTCTTCAATGCTCCATCGGAGCACAGAGTCCTTGAAGAGtctgagctcagagctgtgccaggAAAAAGCATTACCAGAGGAAAAGCCAGCGCATATGCCTGTACTGAGAAGATCTAAATCCCAGTCTAGACCGCAGCAAGTCAAGTTTTCAGATGATGTTATTGATAATGGAAGTTACGAGAATGTTGAAATTCGACAACCTCCCATGAGTGAAAGGACTCGTAGGCGCGTTTATCATTTCGAAGAACGTGGAAATCGGCCTTCTCATCATCGCAGAAGAAGTAGGAAATCTCGTTCAGATAATGCACTTAATTTGGTCACGGAAAGAAGATACTCTCCAAAAGAAAGGTTTCGTTATTACTCACCTCAGGATCACGAAAAatttattcaaaacaaaagctcACGTGAGTTTCGGGCCTATATTCAAAATGCGGAACTGTATGGCCAGTATGCCCATACTAGTTCTGATTATGCACTGAGGAATCAGGCGGTTGATAAATTCTTTGGATTATATGGTGAGGAAGATGACTCCTGGTGCTCAACTTCATCCTCATCGTCAGATTCTGAAGAGGAAGGGTATTTCCTAGGACAGCCAATTCCGCAGCCGCGGTCACTGAGATATCCGTACTACACAGATGACCTTTCTGGTCCAACTACTGCGTTATCGAGTTCTCAGTTTGGACAAAGGACAACCAAatcaaagaagaagaagaggggGCACAAAGGGAAAAATTGCATAATTTCTTAA